From Camelus dromedarius isolate mCamDro1 chromosome 2, mCamDro1.pat, whole genome shotgun sequence, one genomic window encodes:
- the ZBTB21 gene encoding zinc finger and BTB domain-containing protein 21 isoform X2, with the protein MEGLLHYINPAHAISLLSALNEERLKGQLCDVLLIVGDQKFRAHKNVLAASSEYFQSLFTNKENESQTVFQLDFCEPDAFDNVLNYIYSSSLFVEKSSLAAVQELGYSLGISFLTNIASKSPQAPFPACPSRRKALAEEDENSSQKRSVIVCQGRSEAQGKPASLGQPDLSHASRPFAGKAGGGKPPGPKPAEPLHGAALPDKSRPKDGPAGPAQPPEHAGSSEEPPRSGPAKRTAALPPKPLPDREALDDKPAAGAPLPKGRAIELALRRPRPPVLSLRGSPETPYLLKETSKGGGPGEDRNLLYYSKLGLVIPSGGPGPGNQSIDRSGPLVKSLLRRSLSMDSQVPVYAASVDLKSPLGPSSVAGDAAGNALGALSQKASVKECNERAAPDDRPAPQPHRLRSFSASQPAAREGAPPAVEVRVKAEPHSPPEPSDIIRVTVGDASAASAGARDLALKTEDDPKDMSRLPAKRRFQADRRLPVKKLKADEHGSPGPEDHFEAGASPTLLQADFPDSDLNRDEFEQGNHERLCRNATVCPYCSLRFFSPELKHEHEGKCEYKKLTCLECMRTFKSSFSIWRHQVEVHNQNTMAPAEDLSLPALDHNGEVSGPARPQAQAEPSKANHAPAAKDDNAFSDCSEQVNFDSEDSSCLPEDLSLSRQLKIQVKEEPVEEAEEEAAPEASAAPKEAAPGQDSGLWPCEKCGKTFPAHKQLERHQELLCSVKPFICHVCNKAFRTNFRLWSHFQSHMSQATEDPAHKDSELCPVPTNSPSPPPLPPPPPLPKIQPLEPDSPTGLSENPAPATEKLFVPQESDTLFYHAPPLSAITFKRQFMCKLCHRTFKTAFSLWSHEQTHN; encoded by the exons ATGGAGGGACTCCTGCATTACATCAACCCGGCGCACGCCATCTCCCTCCTCAGCGCGCTCAACGAGGAGCGCCTCAAAGGGCAGCTGTGCGACGTGCTTCTGATCGTGGGGGACCAGAAGTTTCGTGCTCATAAAAACGTCTTGGCCGCCAGCAGTGAATACTTCCAGAGTTTATTCACAAATAAGGAGAACGAGTCACAGACTGTATTCCAGCTTGACTTTTGTGAGCCAGATGCTTTTGACAATGTTTTGAACTACATCTATTCGTCATCTTTGTTTGTTGAGAAAAGCAGCCTTGCCGCCGTGCAAGAACTGGGCTACAGCCTTGGGATTTCCTTTCTGACTAACATCGCCTCCAAGAGCCCCCAGGCCCCCTTCCCCGCGTGTCCCAGCAGAAGGAAGGCGCTCGCGGAGGAGGATGAGAACAGCTCTCAGAAGAGGAGCGTCATAGTGTGCCAGGGCCGAAGCGAGGCGCAGGGAAAGCCCGCCAGCCTGGGGCAGCCCGACCTCAGCCACGCCTCCCGGCCCTTCGCGGGGAAGGCGGGCGGCGGGAAGCCCCCCGGCCCGAAGCCCGCCGAGCCGCTGCACGGCGCGGCGCTGCCTGACAAGAGCCGGCCGAAGGACGGCCCCGCAGGCCCGGCCCAGCCCCCGGAGCACGCCGGCTCTTCGGAGGAGCCGCCCCGCAGCGGCCCGGCCAAACGGACCGCGGCGCTGCCTCCCAAGCCTCTGCCGGACCGGGAGGCGCTGGACGATAAGCCGGCCGCCGGGGCGCCGCTCCCCAAAGGCAGAGCCATAGAGCTGGCCCTCAGGAGGCCGCGGCCGCCCGTCCTGTCTCTGCGGGGCTCGCCTGAGACGCCCTACCTGCTGAAGGAAACCAGCAAAGGGGGCGGCCCGGGCGAGGATCGGAACTTGCTGTATTACTCGAAGCTGGGGCTGGTGATCCCGTCCGGCGGGCCGGGCCCCGGGAACCAGAGCATCGACCGGAGCGGCCCGCTGGTGAAGAGCCTGCTGCGGCGGTCCCTGTCGATGGACAGCCAGGTTCCCGTGTACGCGGCCTCGGTAGACTTGAAGTCTCCCCTGGGACCCTCTTCGGTGGCCGGCGACGCAGCAGGGAACGCGCTCGGTGCGTTATCTCAAAAGGCTTCAGTGAAAGAATGCAACGAGAGGGCGGCCCCGGACGACCGGCCGGCCCCGCAGCCGCACCGCCTCCGGTCCTTCAGCGCCTCCCAGCCGGCCGCGCGGGAGGGCGCGCCCCCCGCCGTGGAGGTGCGGGTGAAGGCCGAGCCGCACAGCCCCCCCGAGCCCTCCGACATCATCCGTGTCACCGTGGGGGACGCCTCGGCCGCCTCTGCCGGCGCTAGGGACCTAGCTCTGAAGACAGAGGACGACCCAAAGGACATGAGCCGGCTCCCGGCGAAGAGGAGGTTCCAGGCGGACCGGAGGCTGCCGGTCAAGAAGCTGAAGGCGGACGAGCACGGGTCTCCGGGGCCGGAAGACCATTTTGAGGCAGGCGCCAGCCCCACTCTCCTCCAGGCCGACTTCCCAGATTCGGACTTGAATAGGGACGAATTTG AACAAGGGAACCACGAGCGCTTGTGCCGAAACGCCACCGTTTGCCCTTACTGCAGCCTTAGGTTTTTTTCGCCCGAGCTCAAGCACGAGCACGAGGGTAAGTGTGAGTACAAGAAGCTGACGTGCCTGGAGTGCATGCGCACTTTCAAGTCCTCCTTCAGCATCTGGCGGCACCAGGTGGAGGTGCACAACCAGAACACCATGGCGCCGGCCGAGGACCTCTCCCTGCCCGCGCTGGACCACAACGGCGAGGTGAGCGGCCCcgccaggccccaggcccaggccgAGCCCAGCAAAGCCAACCACGCGCCCGCCGCCAAAGACGACAACGCGTTCAGCGACTGCTCGGAGCAAGTCAACTTCGACTCGGAGgactcctcctgcctccccgaAGACCTCAGCCTCTCCAGGCAGCTGAAGATCCAGGTCAAAGAGGAGCCggtggaggaggctgaggaggaggcgGCGCCCGAGGCCAGCGCCGCCCCCAAGGAGGCGGCCCCCGGCCAGGACTCCGGCCTGTGGCCCTGCGAGAAGTGCGGCAAGACGTTCCCTGCGCACAAGCAGCTGGAGCGGCACCAGGAGCTCCTGTGCTCCGTGAAGCCCTTCATCTGCCACGTGTGCAACAAAGCTTTTCGCACCAACTTTCGGCTCTGGAGTCACTTCCAGTCCCACATGTCTCAGGCCACGGAGGACCCGGCGCACAAGGACTCTGAGCTGTGCCCCGTCCCCACCAACTCCCCGTCGCCGCCcccgctgcccccgcccccgccgctgcCCAAGATCCAGCCCCTGGAGCCCGACAGCCCCACCGGCCTGTCCGAAAACCCCGCTCCCGCCACCGAGAAACTGTTTGTGCCCCAGGAATCGGACACGCTCTTTTACCACGCACCCCCCCTCTCCGCCATCACGTTTAAGAGGCAGTTTATGTGCAAACTTTGCCACAGGACATTCAAGACGGCGTTTAGTCTCTGGAGTCACGAACAAACCCACAATTAG
- the ZBTB21 gene encoding zinc finger and BTB domain-containing protein 21 isoform X1, translating to MEGLLHYINPAHAISLLSALNEERLKGQLCDVLLIVGDQKFRAHKNVLAASSEYFQSLFTNKENESQTVFQLDFCEPDAFDNVLNYIYSSSLFVEKSSLAAVQELGYSLGISFLTNIASKSPQAPFPACPSRRKALAEEDENSSQKRSVIVCQGRSEAQGKPASLGQPDLSHASRPFAGKAGGGKPPGPKPAEPLHGAALPDKSRPKDGPAGPAQPPEHAGSSEEPPRSGPAKRTAALPPKPLPDREALDDKPAAGAPLPKGRAIELALRRPRPPVLSLRGSPETPYLLKETSKGGGPGEDRNLLYYSKLGLVIPSGGPGPGNQSIDRSGPLVKSLLRRSLSMDSQVPVYAASVDLKSPLGPSSVAGDAAGNALGALSQKASVKECNERAAPDDRPAPQPHRLRSFSASQPAAREGAPPAVEVRVKAEPHSPPEPSDIIRVTVGDASAASAGARDLALKTEDDPKDMSRLPAKRRFQADRRLPVKKLKADEHGSPGPEDHFEAGASPTLLQADFPDSDLNRDEFGELEGTRPNKKFKCKHCLKIFRSTAGLHRHINMYHNPEKPYACDICHKRFHTNFKVWTHCQTQHGIVKNPSPASSSHAVLDEKFQRKLIDIVREREIKKALIIKLRRGKPGFQGQTSSQAQVIKRNLRSRAKGAYICTYCGKAYRFLSQFKQHIKMHPGEKPLGVNRAAKPKERAAPESPVGSSEVYQCRLCNAKLSSLLEQGNHERLCRNATVCPYCSLRFFSPELKHEHEGKCEYKKLTCLECMRTFKSSFSIWRHQVEVHNQNTMAPAEDLSLPALDHNGEVSGPARPQAQAEPSKANHAPAAKDDNAFSDCSEQVNFDSEDSSCLPEDLSLSRQLKIQVKEEPVEEAEEEAAPEASAAPKEAAPGQDSGLWPCEKCGKTFPAHKQLERHQELLCSVKPFICHVCNKAFRTNFRLWSHFQSHMSQATEDPAHKDSELCPVPTNSPSPPPLPPPPPLPKIQPLEPDSPTGLSENPAPATEKLFVPQESDTLFYHAPPLSAITFKRQFMCKLCHRTFKTAFSLWSHEQTHN from the coding sequence ATGGAGGGACTCCTGCATTACATCAACCCGGCGCACGCCATCTCCCTCCTCAGCGCGCTCAACGAGGAGCGCCTCAAAGGGCAGCTGTGCGACGTGCTTCTGATCGTGGGGGACCAGAAGTTTCGTGCTCATAAAAACGTCTTGGCCGCCAGCAGTGAATACTTCCAGAGTTTATTCACAAATAAGGAGAACGAGTCACAGACTGTATTCCAGCTTGACTTTTGTGAGCCAGATGCTTTTGACAATGTTTTGAACTACATCTATTCGTCATCTTTGTTTGTTGAGAAAAGCAGCCTTGCCGCCGTGCAAGAACTGGGCTACAGCCTTGGGATTTCCTTTCTGACTAACATCGCCTCCAAGAGCCCCCAGGCCCCCTTCCCCGCGTGTCCCAGCAGAAGGAAGGCGCTCGCGGAGGAGGATGAGAACAGCTCTCAGAAGAGGAGCGTCATAGTGTGCCAGGGCCGAAGCGAGGCGCAGGGAAAGCCCGCCAGCCTGGGGCAGCCCGACCTCAGCCACGCCTCCCGGCCCTTCGCGGGGAAGGCGGGCGGCGGGAAGCCCCCCGGCCCGAAGCCCGCCGAGCCGCTGCACGGCGCGGCGCTGCCTGACAAGAGCCGGCCGAAGGACGGCCCCGCAGGCCCGGCCCAGCCCCCGGAGCACGCCGGCTCTTCGGAGGAGCCGCCCCGCAGCGGCCCGGCCAAACGGACCGCGGCGCTGCCTCCCAAGCCTCTGCCGGACCGGGAGGCGCTGGACGATAAGCCGGCCGCCGGGGCGCCGCTCCCCAAAGGCAGAGCCATAGAGCTGGCCCTCAGGAGGCCGCGGCCGCCCGTCCTGTCTCTGCGGGGCTCGCCTGAGACGCCCTACCTGCTGAAGGAAACCAGCAAAGGGGGCGGCCCGGGCGAGGATCGGAACTTGCTGTATTACTCGAAGCTGGGGCTGGTGATCCCGTCCGGCGGGCCGGGCCCCGGGAACCAGAGCATCGACCGGAGCGGCCCGCTGGTGAAGAGCCTGCTGCGGCGGTCCCTGTCGATGGACAGCCAGGTTCCCGTGTACGCGGCCTCGGTAGACTTGAAGTCTCCCCTGGGACCCTCTTCGGTGGCCGGCGACGCAGCAGGGAACGCGCTCGGTGCGTTATCTCAAAAGGCTTCAGTGAAAGAATGCAACGAGAGGGCGGCCCCGGACGACCGGCCGGCCCCGCAGCCGCACCGCCTCCGGTCCTTCAGCGCCTCCCAGCCGGCCGCGCGGGAGGGCGCGCCCCCCGCCGTGGAGGTGCGGGTGAAGGCCGAGCCGCACAGCCCCCCCGAGCCCTCCGACATCATCCGTGTCACCGTGGGGGACGCCTCGGCCGCCTCTGCCGGCGCTAGGGACCTAGCTCTGAAGACAGAGGACGACCCAAAGGACATGAGCCGGCTCCCGGCGAAGAGGAGGTTCCAGGCGGACCGGAGGCTGCCGGTCAAGAAGCTGAAGGCGGACGAGCACGGGTCTCCGGGGCCGGAAGACCATTTTGAGGCAGGCGCCAGCCCCACTCTCCTCCAGGCCGACTTCCCAGATTCGGACTTGAATAGGGACGAATTTGGTGAGTTGGAGGGAACAAGaccaaacaaaaaatttaaatgcaaacatTGCCTTAAGATCTTTAGATCCACAGCAGGTCTGCACCGGCACATTAACATGTACCATAACCCCGAAAAGCCCTACGCTTGCGACATCTGTCACAAGCGGTTTCACACCAACTTCAAAGTGTGGACACACTGTCAGACCCAGCACGGCATAGTGAAGAACCCGTCTCCAGCCTCTAGTTCACATGCCGTTTTGGatgaaaaattccaaagaaaGCTGATTGACATAGTGAGGGAGCGAGAGATTAAGAAGGCCCTGATCATTAAGCTCAGGCGCGGGAAGCCTGGCTTCCAGGGCCAGACTAGTTCCCAAGCACAAGTCATCAAGAGGAACTTGCGATCCCGAGCCAAAGGAGCGTACATTTGTACGTACTGTGGAAAAGCCTATCGCTTCCTCTCTCAGTTCAAACAGCACATAAAGATGCACCCGGGAGAAAAGCCCCTTGGAGTAAACAGAGCCGCTAAGCCGAAGGAGCGCGCCGCTCCCGAGAGCCCCGTAGGGAGCTCGGAGGTTTACCAGTGCCGCCTCTGTAACGCTAAGCTCTCTTCTCTTCTAGAACAAGGGAACCACGAGCGCTTGTGCCGAAACGCCACCGTTTGCCCTTACTGCAGCCTTAGGTTTTTTTCGCCCGAGCTCAAGCACGAGCACGAGGGTAAGTGTGAGTACAAGAAGCTGACGTGCCTGGAGTGCATGCGCACTTTCAAGTCCTCCTTCAGCATCTGGCGGCACCAGGTGGAGGTGCACAACCAGAACACCATGGCGCCGGCCGAGGACCTCTCCCTGCCCGCGCTGGACCACAACGGCGAGGTGAGCGGCCCcgccaggccccaggcccaggccgAGCCCAGCAAAGCCAACCACGCGCCCGCCGCCAAAGACGACAACGCGTTCAGCGACTGCTCGGAGCAAGTCAACTTCGACTCGGAGgactcctcctgcctccccgaAGACCTCAGCCTCTCCAGGCAGCTGAAGATCCAGGTCAAAGAGGAGCCggtggaggaggctgaggaggaggcgGCGCCCGAGGCCAGCGCCGCCCCCAAGGAGGCGGCCCCCGGCCAGGACTCCGGCCTGTGGCCCTGCGAGAAGTGCGGCAAGACGTTCCCTGCGCACAAGCAGCTGGAGCGGCACCAGGAGCTCCTGTGCTCCGTGAAGCCCTTCATCTGCCACGTGTGCAACAAAGCTTTTCGCACCAACTTTCGGCTCTGGAGTCACTTCCAGTCCCACATGTCTCAGGCCACGGAGGACCCGGCGCACAAGGACTCTGAGCTGTGCCCCGTCCCCACCAACTCCCCGTCGCCGCCcccgctgcccccgcccccgccgctgcCCAAGATCCAGCCCCTGGAGCCCGACAGCCCCACCGGCCTGTCCGAAAACCCCGCTCCCGCCACCGAGAAACTGTTTGTGCCCCAGGAATCGGACACGCTCTTTTACCACGCACCCCCCCTCTCCGCCATCACGTTTAAGAGGCAGTTTATGTGCAAACTTTGCCACAGGACATTCAAGACGGCGTTTAGTCTCTGGAGTCACGAACAAACCCACAATTAG
- the LOC135318788 gene encoding basic salivary proline-rich protein 4-like translates to MPNGIAPWETAPAGRRSSGAGNRRPGPPAGPPGAGTTRSRLRQTRPQARHQWKLSRRAPAARVRCGEPPGSDAGNGRLRGERSSGQVHAGKSRTRVRGHVRWRSGARLPPPAPDRCVRGETKELLYLPGMALNPGAAGRKKMCGDSGRNLEALFSQDTPEGPGDPTAQVGEVSALKVAPGGSASRAPPRRWAARVRRRAAGRHLEPSTAALPSENRPPRGERRRHGHARGRRGEAPPARPAGRVSSRRSPRRLLSGQSAGGGGGRKRAEGARHDAAAVARLPSGPPSPGPPRRAPPSPRPPAPGGQSQSRARDERCLR, encoded by the exons ATGCCGAACGGCATCGCGCCCTGGGAGACCGCGCCGGCTGGCCGCCGGAGCAGCGGCGCTGGGAACCGCCGGCCGGGCCCCCCGGCCGGGCCCCCCGGCGCGGGGACAACGCGCTCGCGGCTCCGCCAGACCCGGCCGCAAGCAAGACACCAGTGGAAGCTCAGCCGGCGGGCGCCTGCCGCCCGCGTGCGCTGTGGGGAGCCACCTGGATCTGATGCGGGAAACGGGAGGTTGAGAGGGGAAAGGAGCTCAGGGCAAGTTCACGCCGGAAAAAGCCGGACCAGAGTTAGAGGACACGTGCGGTGGCGCTCGGGCGCGCGGCTCCCGCCACCTGCTCCTGACCGGTGCGTCCGAGGAG AGACCAAGGAGCTCCTCTACCTGCCAGGCATGGCACTAAAccctggggctgcaggcaggAAGAAAATGTGCGGGGACAG CGGCAGGAACCTGGAGGCCTTGTTCAGCCAGGACACCCCCGAGGGCCCTGGCGACCCGACCGCCCAGGTGGGAGAAGTGTCGGCGCTCAAGGTCGCTCCCGGCGGGTCCGCGTCCCGCGCGCCCCCACGCCGCTGGGCCGCGCGGGTGCGGCGGCGAGCGGCCGGGAGGCACCTGGAGCCGAGCACCGCGGCGCTTCCGTCGGAAAACCGCCCTCCGAGGGGCGAGCGGAGGCGCCACGGCCACGCGCGGGGCCGGCGTGGGGAGGCACCACCCGCGCGCCCCGCCGGGCGCGTGTCTTCGCGGCGCTCTCCCCGCCGCCTCCTCTCCGGGCAGtccgcgggcggcggcggggggaGGAAACGGGCGGAAGGCGCGCGGCACGACGCGGCGGCGGTGGCCCGGCTCCCGTCAGGCCCGCCCTCGCCCGGCCCTCCGCGCCGCGCGCCTCCCTCGCCCCGCCCCCCGGCGCCTGGCGGCCAATCGCAGAGCCGCGCACGTGACGAGCGCTGCCTGCGATGA